From one candidate division KSB1 bacterium genomic stretch:
- a CDS encoding TrpB-like pyridoxal phosphate-dependent enzyme, translating into MPETKILLSEEEIPRYWYNIQADLPKPLPPVLHPGTKKPIGPDDLAPIFPMGLILQEVSQERWIEIPHEVREVYKIWRPTPLVRAYRWEKQLKTPAKIYYKWEGVSPPGSHKPNTAVAQVFYNKSENVRRITTETGAGQWGSALAFACNLFEVECKVYMVRVSYEQKPYRRVLMETWGAKCVPSPSPDTQAGRAILAKDPESPGSLGIAISEAVEDAATHEDTKYSLGSVLNHVLLHQTVIGLEALKQFEKVGEYPDVVIGCVGGGSNFAGLALPFVRDKIVEGRKTRIIAVEPTACPSMTKGLYRYDFGDTACTTPLIKMFTLGHDFVPAPIHAGGLRYHGMAPIVCHLYDLGFIEAIAYHQNPVFEAAVSFARAEGFVPAPETAHAIRAAMDEAIRCRESGEKKVIVFNASGHGHFDLAAYERFLRGELEDYEYPEEKVKETLARLPVVEEQ; encoded by the coding sequence CTAAGCCCCTGCCGCCCGTCCTTCACCCTGGGACGAAAAAGCCGATCGGACCCGACGACCTGGCGCCGATCTTCCCCATGGGATTGATCCTCCAGGAAGTGAGCCAAGAGCGCTGGATCGAAATCCCCCACGAGGTGCGGGAGGTGTACAAGATCTGGCGTCCAACCCCCCTGGTGAGGGCCTACCGGTGGGAAAAACAGCTCAAGACCCCGGCAAAGATCTATTACAAGTGGGAGGGTGTAAGTCCTCCCGGAAGCCACAAGCCCAATACCGCCGTAGCGCAGGTCTTCTACAACAAGTCGGAAAACGTACGGCGCATCACCACGGAGACCGGAGCAGGCCAGTGGGGAAGCGCCCTGGCTTTTGCCTGTAACCTGTTCGAGGTGGAGTGCAAGGTCTACATGGTGCGTGTGAGCTACGAGCAAAAGCCCTATCGCCGCGTGCTGATGGAGACGTGGGGGGCCAAGTGTGTGCCCAGTCCCAGTCCGGATACGCAAGCAGGGCGGGCCATCCTCGCCAAGGACCCGGAGTCGCCCGGTTCGCTGGGGATCGCCATCAGCGAGGCCGTGGAAGACGCCGCCACCCACGAGGATACGAAGTACTCCTTGGGTAGCGTACTGAACCACGTTCTCTTGCACCAGACGGTCATCGGCCTTGAGGCCCTCAAGCAATTCGAGAAAGTCGGCGAGTATCCCGACGTCGTGATCGGCTGCGTGGGCGGAGGATCCAACTTTGCCGGCCTGGCCCTGCCCTTCGTCCGGGACAAGATTGTGGAGGGACGAAAGACGCGAATCATTGCGGTGGAGCCCACCGCCTGTCCGTCCATGACCAAGGGACTCTACCGCTACGACTTTGGGGACACGGCGTGCACGACCCCGCTGATCAAGATGTTCACTCTGGGGCACGACTTTGTCCCGGCCCCGATTCACGCCGGCGGGCTCCGGTATCACGGTATGGCGCCGATCGTGTGCCACCTCTACGACTTGGGCTTCATTGAGGCCATCGCCTACCACCAGAATCCCGTGTTCGAGGCCGCGGTCAGCTTTGCCCGGGCAGAGGGATTTGTGCCGGCCCCCGAGACGGCCCACGCCATCCGTGCCGCCATGGATGAGGCGATCCGCTGCCGGGAAAGCGGGGAGAAAAAGGTCATTGTGTTCAACGCGAGCGGCCACGGCCATTTCGACCTGGCAGCGTACGAGCGGTTCCTGCGGGGTGAACTGGAAGACTACGAATACCCGGAAGAGAAGGTGAAGGAGACACTGGCCCGCCTTCCGGTCGTAGAAGAGCAATAG